GCGATTCTTTCCTACCTCAAAGCCAATAACCTCGAGGCCAACGCCGCGATGAACCTGGGGCAGCTGCAAGGCGAGCTCTTCGATGAATTCGTCGAGCATAAGCTGATCAACCCGACGTTCATCACCCACTATCCGGTCGAAATCTCGCCGTTGGCGCGCCGCAACGACGAGCGTCCCGAACTGACCGACCGTTTCGAACTCTTTATCGCCGGGCGTGAAATTGCCAACGCATTCAGCGAACTCAACGATCCGGTCGATCAGCTGGAACGTTTCGAAGCGCAGATGGCGGCGAAAGATTCGGGCGACGACGAAGCGCACGAAATGGACGAAGACTTCGTCACGGCGCTCAGCTACGGCATGGCACCGACGGCGGGTCAGGGAATCGGGATCGACCGCCTCGTCATGATGCTCACCAACCAGCATTCCATCCGGGACGTACTGCTCTTCCCGGCGATGAAACCGCTGCACCACACTCAAAACCAACACGGAGAAGAAGAATGAGTTTCCTCAAAGAATTTGACAACGAAATTTACGCCCTGTGCGAGCAAGAGCTCGAACGTCAGACCGATCACCTCGAGATGATCGCATCGGAAAACTTCACCCTTCCGGCCGTTATGGAAGCGATGGGATCGGTGTTTACGAACAAATACGCCGAAGGGTATCCGGCAAAACGCTACTACGGCGGGTGCGAATTCGCCGACGGCGTAGAGCAGCTGGCGATCGACCGTGCGTGCAAACTGTTCGGTTGTAATTACGCCAACGTCCAGCCCCACTCGGGTTCTTCAGCCAACGGTGCCGTTTACGCCGCCTTGCTGCAGGCGGGCGACAAGCTGCTGGGAATGGATCTCAGCCACGGCGGTCACCTGACCCACGGTTCCAAAGTGAGCTTTTCGGGTAAAAACTATCACAGTTTCTCGTACGGCGTCGAGCTTGACGGCCGCATCAACTACGATCGCGTCATGGACATCGCCAAGATCGTCCAGCCTAAAATCATCGTCTGCGGCGCTTCGGCCTATGCACGCGAAATCGACTTCAAAAAATTCCGCGAAATCGCCGATGCGGTAGGAGCGATTTTGTTCGCCGACATCGCCCACATCGCGGGTCTGGTTTGTGCGGGCGAGCATCCAAGCCCCTTCCCGTATGCCGACGTCGTCACGACCACAACGCATAAAACCCTTGCGGGTCCCCGCGGCGGTATGATCCTCACCAACGACGAAGAGATCGCCAAAAAAATCAACTCGGCCATCTTCCCCGCACTCCAGGGCGGGCCGCTTGTACACGTCATCGCGGCCAAAGCGGTCGGTTTCAAGCACAACCTCTCCGATGAGTGGAAAACGTACGCCAAACAGGTCAAGGCCAATGCCAAAGTACTCGCCGACGTATTGATGAAACGCGGATACGATATCGTCAGCGGCGGTACGGACAACCACCTCGTCCTCGTATCGTTCCTGAACAAGCCGTTCAGCGGTAAAGACGCCGATGCCGCACTCGGACGTGCCGGGATCACCGTCAACAAAAATACCGTTCCGGGCGAAACGCGTTCTCCGTTCGTCACCAGCGGTGTCCGTATCGGCAGCCCCGCCCTCACCTCGCGCGGGATGAAAGAAAAAGAGTTCGAACTGATCGCAAACCGGATCGCCGACGTTCTCGACGACATCGACAATACCGAAAAACAAGCCGCCATCAAAGCGGAGCTTCAGGCACTGGCGAGAAATTTCGTCATCTACAAACAGCCTACTTATTAAGCAAGCTGTCTAAAAATTGCCTTTTTTCTCCCCGAAAGGGAGAAAGTCGGTAGTACGATCGCATCAGTAAAAAAGGATACCCTGTGACATCGATGGACATGAAACTGATCAAAATGATTACGGATCATTATTGGCTCAAACACGACAGTGTCGTCAATAAAATCGATTTCAAAGGGCGTACTTTTTACAACAAATACGAGCGTATCGACAAAACGCTGACCCAATCGATCATCGATCAGCACCTCAAGGGGCAGATCACCGTCGCCCATTCCCTCATCAACAAATTCGACAAAGTCGAAAACATCGTCATCGATTACAACGGGACCGATCCGCAACGCTTTTATCACCGCACGCAGCTGCTGCTGCGCGAGGAAGGGTTCATCAATTTCACCGCATTCGAAACAAAAACGCCGGGGCATCTTCACGTCTATATCCATAAGGGGCACACAACTTTACAAGAAGCCAATCAACTGGGTAAAATGATTTCGCTGAAATTGGCTGCCAAACAGCCCAAACAATGGCGGATGTTTCCGACCCTCGATTTACCGATCGAGTACAATATTCTCAATCTTCCCTATGAGGTCTACGCCAAAGAGCGCGGAGCTTCATGGTCGAAGCACATGTAACCGATAAACTCAGAAGGAAACCCTTTCAATGGAAGAAAAAAACGAGCTCAACGATATCATCCTGAACAAAAGCGGTTCGGGTTCCAACAGCAAAAAGCTCTTGCTCGCGATTGCGACGCTGACCCTTGTTTTGATCATCGTACTGGTTATCATGAACTCTCTCAAAAGCGAAAGTGAAGAGCAGCCGCCGCATGCCGCGATTCCTCCCGAACCTTCCGCACCGACCGAAATCATCGATGATCCGCTGTTTGAGCCGGTCGAAGTGATCGAAGAGG
The DNA window shown above is from Campylobacterota bacterium and carries:
- a CDS encoding serine hydroxymethyltransferase; the encoded protein is MSFLKEFDNEIYALCEQELERQTDHLEMIASENFTLPAVMEAMGSVFTNKYAEGYPAKRYYGGCEFADGVEQLAIDRACKLFGCNYANVQPHSGSSANGAVYAALLQAGDKLLGMDLSHGGHLTHGSKVSFSGKNYHSFSYGVELDGRINYDRVMDIAKIVQPKIIVCGASAYAREIDFKKFREIADAVGAILFADIAHIAGLVCAGEHPSPFPYADVVTTTTHKTLAGPRGGMILTNDEEIAKKINSAIFPALQGGPLVHVIAAKAVGFKHNLSDEWKTYAKQVKANAKVLADVLMKRGYDIVSGGTDNHLVLVSFLNKPFSGKDADAALGRAGITVNKNTVPGETRSPFVTSGVRIGSPALTSRGMKEKEFELIANRIADVLDDIDNTEKQAAIKAELQALARNFVIYKQPTY
- a CDS encoding DUF1882 domain-containing protein gives rise to the protein MTSMDMKLIKMITDHYWLKHDSVVNKIDFKGRTFYNKYERIDKTLTQSIIDQHLKGQITVAHSLINKFDKVENIVIDYNGTDPQRFYHRTQLLLREEGFINFTAFETKTPGHLHVYIHKGHTTLQEANQLGKMISLKLAAKQPKQWRMFPTLDLPIEYNILNLPYEVYAKERGASWSKHM